The Rudaeicoccus suwonensis sequence GACCTCGGGTTCGGCATGGGCGCCGACGCCGAAGCCCTCCTCGCTGCCGGCGATCGCGTGCTCGGCCGAGCAGTCAATCGAATTCAGCTGCGCGACAAGATGATTCAAGTCACGACCTCGCACTGTGACGGATATCCGTCGGCGGCTCTCGTGCGTGCCAGCGCCGACGCTCGTATCGTCGTCGTCGGTTCGCAGGGCGACAGCCTGCTGCATCTGTCCTCCCTCGGCGAGACCGCGCACCAGATCGCCATTCACTCGACGTCGCCGGTCGCCGTGATCCGCAAGGACTCCGGTCTGGAGTCAGCGTTCAACCGTGTGACGGTGGGCGTCGACCGTTCCGACGACTCACTGGCCGCGCTCGAATGGGCCTTCGACGAGGCCGAACGCACCGAGAGCGAGGTGCTGGCCGTGCACGGGTGGCAGCCGAACGACGCGAAGGACCCTTCGCTGGGTCACGCGGACTGGGCGTCATACACGGAGATGTGCCGCAACCACAT is a genomic window containing:
- a CDS encoding universal stress protein, translating into MEGILRPGSVVVGVDTSSAAMTALDWAAQYAQAVRAPIHLVHGFSHDRPDLGFGMGADAEALLAAGDRVLGRAVNRIQLRDKMIQVTTSHCDGYPSAALVRASADARIVVVGSQGDSLLHLSSLGETAHQIAIHSTSPVAVIRKDSGLESAFNRVTVGVDRSDDSLAALEWAFDEAERTESEVLAVHGWQPNDAKDPSLGHADWASYTEMCRNHIESAIATQQARHPGVKVITEIFQGNPTRALLTESHSSDTVVVGARGTGGFPGLHMGRVAGDVLRHAASPVVVVR